From the genome of Flavobacterium ovatum, one region includes:
- a CDS encoding sigma-70 family RNA polymerase sigma factor yields MHNTIHVQLESLFLVHYKDWCFLSYSYLKDKEEAEEIVQDVCAKILLKKKEEEILNLKAYIIVAIKNSCLKKIKFQQKFSSLSETELVNDFETIDEQNQSLEQQTGKLLKVIEKLPQPAKNVFVRCVIDGEKYQEVADTLGISVNTVKYHIKSAYKKVRLEMVEYSLVTLLLLKFIRK; encoded by the coding sequence TTGCATAACACTATTCACGTACAACTAGAATCTTTGTTTTTAGTACACTATAAAGATTGGTGTTTTTTGTCCTACTCTTATTTAAAGGACAAAGAAGAAGCAGAAGAGATAGTTCAAGATGTATGCGCTAAAATACTTTTGAAAAAAAAAGAGGAGGAGATCTTAAATCTAAAAGCATATATCATTGTTGCGATTAAAAATAGTTGTTTAAAAAAAATAAAATTCCAACAAAAGTTTAGTAGCCTATCAGAAACAGAATTAGTTAATGATTTTGAAACTATTGATGAACAAAACCAATCCTTAGAGCAGCAAACAGGAAAATTATTAAAGGTTATTGAAAAGCTACCCCAGCCTGCAAAAAATGTCTTTGTGAGATGTGTTATTGACGGTGAAAAATATCAAGAAGTGGCAGATACATTAGGGATATCTGTAAATACAGTTAAATATCATATAAAATCAGCCTATAAGAAAGTTCGCTTAGAAATGGTAGAATATTCTCTTGTTACGCTTCTATTATTGAAATTTATTAGGAAATAA
- a CDS encoding FecR domain-containing protein — protein MDIIDLIVKKLHTIPLSKQEEQFFIDWIQESDENAVFYRELELLKDQESEEDPFRDLNPELAWQQVLSKYKKVSKRNSIQIFMKRTFKYAAIFIIALSVGYFISDFVFKPTTVLVPKNEVTLESENGTIQVLSSDIIYGIKDTQGHVLGAKSGSKLDFRGVKYVDKLVYNTLKVPYGKKFEITLSDGTLVYLNSGSSFRFPINFIKGASRKVFLEGEGFFEVTKDKKHPFIVSTVPVNITVLGTKFNISAYPEDLWVNTVLVEGAVQLYSNDKINKHHKNIRLHPGDLASWSINSSKSNLRQVDTDIYTSWIDGRIVFKNQKFVNIIKKLERHYDVKINNNYKELNSELFTATFDVENIEEALNSFAENIPFIFKIKEKTITITKP, from the coding sequence ATGGACATAATAGATTTGATTGTCAAAAAATTGCATACTATTCCTCTTTCTAAACAAGAAGAGCAGTTTTTTATAGATTGGATTCAGGAATCAGATGAAAATGCTGTTTTCTATAGAGAATTAGAATTACTTAAAGATCAAGAGTCAGAGGAAGATCCATTTCGAGATCTTAATCCAGAATTGGCTTGGCAACAAGTATTATCAAAATACAAAAAAGTTTCCAAAAGGAATTCGATTCAGATTTTCATGAAACGAACTTTTAAATACGCTGCGATTTTTATAATTGCTTTGTCAGTAGGCTATTTTATTAGTGATTTTGTATTTAAACCGACCACTGTCTTAGTACCGAAAAACGAAGTCACTTTAGAATCGGAAAACGGTACTATTCAAGTACTCTCTTCGGATATAATTTACGGAATAAAAGACACGCAGGGGCATGTTTTAGGCGCAAAAAGTGGTAGTAAATTAGATTTTAGAGGCGTGAAGTATGTGGATAAATTAGTTTATAACACGTTAAAAGTTCCCTATGGGAAAAAATTTGAAATTACATTATCAGATGGAACGCTGGTCTATCTTAACTCAGGTTCTTCCTTTCGATTTCCAATCAATTTTATAAAGGGAGCTTCTCGAAAAGTTTTTTTAGAGGGTGAAGGATTTTTCGAAGTAACCAAAGATAAAAAACACCCTTTTATTGTAAGTACAGTTCCAGTAAATATTACTGTTTTGGGTACAAAATTTAATATATCTGCATATCCAGAAGATTTATGGGTAAACACTGTTTTGGTTGAAGGTGCAGTACAGCTTTATTCAAACGATAAAATAAACAAACACCATAAAAACATACGACTGCATCCTGGTGACCTAGCCAGCTGGAGTATCAATTCGAGTAAATCCAACTTACGACAAGTAGATACCGATATTTATACCAGCTGGATTGACGGTCGAATTGTATTCAAAAATCAAAAATTTGTGAATATCATCAAGAAGTTAGAGCGTCATTATGACGTAAAAATTAACAACAACTACAAAGAATTAAATTCAGAATTATTTACAGCAACTTTTGATGTAGAAAATATAGAAGAGGCTTTAAACTCATTTGCTGAAAACATACCTTTCATTTTTAAAATTAAAGAGAAAACCATAACAATTACTAAACCCTAA